From the Desulfovibrio sp. JY genome, one window contains:
- a CDS encoding Maf family protein → MYTTQRRIILASTSPRRRELLDLAGVPFSVVPSPAEEPEPDMGELPSAYAARMARLKAAPVAREHPEAAVIGADSVVAVGHVILGKPRDAADAERMLGLLSGRTHQVVTGCAIFGCGPEPEIFTVSTDVAMAALSNVAIAAYVATGEPMDKAGAYAIQGKAAAFVTAINGSYTNVVGLPLARLVEVLSSWGVVVPSGL, encoded by the coding sequence ATGTACACGACACAGCGACGCATCATTCTGGCCTCGACGTCACCACGCCGGCGCGAGTTGCTTGATTTGGCGGGGGTGCCGTTTTCGGTCGTTCCGAGTCCGGCCGAGGAACCCGAACCGGACATGGGCGAGTTGCCGTCGGCCTATGCCGCGCGCATGGCCCGGCTCAAGGCCGCGCCTGTGGCCCGGGAGCATCCGGAAGCGGCGGTCATCGGCGCGGATTCGGTGGTGGCCGTGGGGCATGTGATTTTGGGCAAGCCGCGCGATGCGGCCGACGCCGAACGCATGCTGGGGCTGCTTTCCGGCCGCACGCATCAGGTGGTGACCGGCTGCGCGATTTTCGGCTGCGGCCCGGAGCCGGAGATATTCACCGTGTCCACGGACGTGGCCATGGCGGCGCTTTCCAATGTGGCCATCGCCGCTTACGTGGCGACCGGCGAGCCCATGGACAAGGCCGGGGCTTACGCCATCCAGGGCAAGGCGGCGGCGTTTGTCACCGCGATCAACGGCTCGTACACCAACGTCGTGGGGTTGCCCCTGGCAAGGCTGGTAGAAGTGTTGTCATCCTGGGGTGTAGTTGTCCCGTCGGGGCTTTGA